Proteins co-encoded in one Bradyrhizobium sp. 170 genomic window:
- a CDS encoding LysR family transcriptional regulator has product MYLSDLKVFEAVLRLGSMSRAASELGTAQSNVTTRIQVLEGKLGISLFERHARGVAPTPAARRVLPYVARLAKLAADARAAARDDGVPNGTLLIGSLETTTASRLSPLLPRFAKACPNVRLAITTGTTTRLLNEVIEYRLDGAFVAGPVDHPDLHQRPFVREELVLVTTPSIRTKDLTSIEGLKMIVFQIGCSYRQRLETMLIEMGITLSEPQELGSLDAIISCVSAGLGVTLMPRGVIATAVRDGRVAAHALPLSRAAVETVFVWRKDVYISSAMTALFDLIESRP; this is encoded by the coding sequence ATGTATCTCTCCGATCTCAAAGTGTTCGAGGCGGTTCTGCGCCTGGGAAGCATGAGCCGAGCGGCATCCGAATTGGGTACTGCTCAATCCAATGTCACAACTCGTATCCAGGTGCTGGAGGGCAAGCTGGGCATTTCACTCTTCGAGCGCCACGCACGGGGCGTAGCGCCGACCCCGGCAGCCCGCAGGGTGCTCCCCTACGTCGCGAGGCTGGCAAAGCTTGCTGCAGATGCGCGAGCTGCTGCACGGGATGATGGAGTGCCGAATGGCACGCTGCTCATCGGAAGCCTCGAGACGACCACCGCGTCGCGACTGTCTCCTCTTCTGCCAAGGTTTGCCAAGGCCTGCCCCAACGTCCGGCTCGCGATTACGACCGGAACCACCACACGCCTATTGAATGAAGTCATCGAATATCGTCTCGATGGCGCTTTTGTCGCCGGCCCCGTCGATCACCCTGACCTGCATCAACGGCCTTTCGTCCGTGAAGAGCTCGTGCTCGTAACGACCCCTTCGATCCGGACAAAGGACCTGACTTCCATCGAGGGCTTGAAGATGATCGTTTTTCAGATCGGCTGCTCGTACCGCCAGCGTCTGGAGACAATGCTGATAGAAATGGGGATCACACTCTCCGAGCCGCAAGAGCTTGGCTCTCTCGACGCCATCATCAGTTGCGTCTCAGCCGGGCTCGGCGTCACCTTGATGCCGAGAGGTGTCATCGCTACTGCCGTCCGGGATGGCAGGGTCGCTGCGCATGCGTTGCCGCTTTCCCGGGCTGCCGTTGAGACGGTGTTCGTCTGGCGAAAAGATGTCTATATCTCGAGCGCGATGACAGCCCTGTTCGATCTGATCGAGTCGCGACCGTGA
- a CDS encoding uroporphyrinogen decarboxylase family protein yields the protein MPLPLLPTSLVGSYAQPEWLIDRKKLAGRFPPRVRARELWRVAPEFLESAQNDATLLAIRDQELAGLDIITDGEIRRESYSNRFATALDGVDIDNPGVALDRSGHPNPVPRVTGKIARRHPVEVEDLRFLRAQTDRTIKITVPGPFTMSQQAQDDFYKDEEALALDYAAAVNEEIKDLFAAGADIVQIDEPYMQARAEKAKQYGIKVLNRALDGVTGTTAVHICFGYAAIIHARPEGYSFLPEFENSSVHQVSIETAQSNLDCAILGKLPQKTIILGVLDLSDMTVESPEMVANRIRRALRYVGPERIVIAPDCGLKYLPRDVAFGKMKSMVEGATLVRAELED from the coding sequence ATGCCGCTGCCTCTGTTGCCCACATCTCTGGTTGGCTCGTACGCACAGCCGGAATGGCTCATTGACCGCAAGAAACTGGCTGGACGGTTTCCGCCCCGTGTACGGGCAAGAGAATTGTGGCGCGTTGCGCCGGAGTTCCTGGAGTCCGCACAGAATGACGCAACGCTTCTCGCCATCCGCGACCAGGAATTGGCGGGACTGGACATCATTACCGATGGAGAAATCCGTCGGGAGAGCTACTCGAACCGCTTTGCGACCGCGCTCGATGGCGTAGACATCGACAACCCAGGCGTTGCCCTCGACCGTTCCGGGCATCCGAATCCGGTGCCGCGAGTGACAGGAAAGATCGCTCGTAGGCATCCAGTTGAGGTTGAAGATCTACGTTTTTTGCGCGCTCAGACTGATCGCACGATCAAGATTACCGTGCCGGGCCCGTTCACCATGTCGCAGCAAGCGCAAGATGACTTCTATAAGGATGAGGAGGCGCTTGCGTTAGATTATGCGGCGGCCGTCAACGAAGAGATCAAAGATCTGTTTGCCGCTGGCGCAGACATTGTGCAAATCGACGAGCCCTATATGCAGGCGCGGGCCGAGAAGGCCAAGCAATACGGCATCAAAGTGCTAAACCGCGCGCTTGATGGTGTTACGGGAACCACGGCGGTGCATATATGCTTTGGTTACGCTGCAATCATCCATGCGCGTCCAGAAGGATATTCCTTCCTGCCGGAGTTTGAGAACTCATCCGTGCATCAAGTATCCATTGAGACCGCCCAGTCGAATCTCGACTGCGCCATACTAGGCAAGTTGCCGCAAAAGACCATCATCCTCGGAGTGCTTGATCTTTCTGACATGACCGTTGAAAGTCCTGAGATGGTTGCCAATCGTATCCGGCGTGCCCTGAGGTATGTCGGTCCGGAGAGGATCGTTATCGCCCCTGACTGCGGATTGAAATACCTCCCTCGCGATGTTGCGTTTGGAAAAATGAAATCGATGGTGGAGGGGGCAACTTTGGTCAGGGCCGAGCTGGAAGATTGA
- a CDS encoding MarR family transcriptional regulator translates to MKKLNYSLERRIPYLTNRLASAINEVFSLDLAEEKLTIANWRVLSILHDIGDQKLIELSMHTSIDASTLSRLTESMQRRRLIEKKRSKLSKREITVSLTTRGKELVEALTPRALEYEKIIVQGSSEQEIETMRQTLRVMYQRIMDFRSSGLPRGIKRPKA, encoded by the coding sequence ATGAAAAAACTCAACTACTCGCTTGAACGGCGAATACCGTATCTGACGAATCGGCTGGCGTCGGCCATCAATGAGGTCTTTTCGCTGGATTTGGCCGAAGAGAAGCTCACCATCGCAAATTGGCGTGTGTTATCCATCCTGCACGATATCGGCGATCAGAAATTGATCGAGCTTTCGATGCACACCAGCATTGATGCTTCGACGCTGTCGCGTCTGACCGAAAGCATGCAACGGCGGCGCCTGATAGAGAAAAAGCGATCCAAGCTCAGCAAGCGGGAGATTACGGTGTCTCTGACGACCCGCGGGAAGGAGCTCGTTGAAGCGCTTACACCCAGGGCGCTCGAATATGAAAAGATCATCGTCCAGGGGTCATCCGAACAAGAAATCGAGACGATGCGCCAGACGCTCCGCGTAATGTATCAACGCATCATGGACTTCAGGTCCTCCGGGCTGCCTCGCGGAATTAAACGCCCGAAAGCTTGA
- a CDS encoding LysR family transcriptional regulator — protein sequence MPIDQPFDLNLLRLLVVLHRTRSVSKAAEQLDLSQPATSLALARLRKAVGDALFVRTSAGMLPTSRCTELVTSAEGAVGKIDATIMRRSAFDPATARHEFVVTMPDVGEIHFLPRLTAYLSQHAPSCNLRCEQIVNEHMEATLTAGDVHLALGYFPNLEGQNVLRQRLFMHSLVCLVRADHPVVRSKSVPLATFLELPHAVVHSIGRSNELFETLLKKQGLRRRIQLLSSHFLSVPAIIARTDLIVTVPRSIADYYARLENLRIVEPPINIKPYPIHQFWHARFHDDPALKWLRETTAALFTEPSARRARARPA from the coding sequence ATGCCGATAGATCAGCCTTTCGATCTCAACTTGTTGCGATTGCTCGTTGTCCTGCATCGAACCCGGAGCGTGTCGAAAGCGGCGGAGCAACTCGATTTGAGTCAACCAGCGACCAGCCTAGCGCTCGCGCGACTTCGCAAGGCAGTGGGCGATGCCCTCTTCGTGCGTACTTCCGCGGGCATGCTGCCAACGTCGCGTTGCACAGAACTCGTAACCTCTGCCGAAGGTGCCGTGGGGAAGATCGATGCCACGATCATGCGACGGTCTGCTTTTGACCCCGCAACGGCGCGCCACGAATTTGTAGTGACCATGCCCGACGTCGGTGAAATTCACTTCTTGCCGCGGTTGACAGCGTACCTTTCGCAGCATGCGCCATCCTGCAACTTGCGTTGCGAGCAGATCGTCAATGAGCACATGGAAGCCACTTTGACCGCTGGCGATGTCCACCTGGCGTTGGGGTATTTCCCGAACCTAGAGGGCCAAAACGTGCTTAGGCAGCGCCTGTTCATGCACTCGCTTGTCTGTTTGGTGCGGGCCGATCATCCGGTAGTGAGATCAAAGAGCGTTCCTCTCGCTACTTTCCTGGAGTTGCCTCACGCCGTTGTACACTCCATCGGTCGCAGTAACGAACTTTTCGAAACGCTGCTTAAGAAGCAGGGACTGCGCAGAAGGATTCAACTGCTTTCGTCACACTTTCTTTCGGTGCCCGCGATTATAGCAAGAACTGATCTCATCGTCACGGTTCCTCGCTCCATCGCCGATTACTACGCCAGGCTGGAGAACCTCAGGATTGTCGAGCCTCCGATCAATATCAAGCCCTACCCAATCCACCAATTTTGGCATGCTAGATTTCACGACGATCCCGCACTCAAGTGGTTGCGCGAAACGACTGCGGCTCTCTTTACCGAACCATCGGCCCGAAGGGCACGGGCTAGGCCAGCCTAA
- a CDS encoding indolepyruvate ferredoxin oxidoreductase family protein, with protein sequence MDRVQQGTGPSLDDRYALDEGRQFLTGNQALIRMLIEQMRADRAAGLRTRAFVTGYPGSPLGSIDLALQQAKNHLDAHGITHLPAQNEEFAASSLMGTQMLDEHPHPDVDGVVGYWYGKGPGLDRAGDALKHGNFAGTSQHGAVVLLSGEDHEAKSSTVPYQQEFAFEHHGIPVLYPANIQEFLDLGLHAAALSRFSGCWVALKLVGTLCDGGEVVRVKRNGIPVAKPELQISGKPFSKVANHRFFPVVNVETERKLYEERHAAVLAYGRANALNKIVASGPRDRIGILSAGKSWADTMQALEDLGIKEDPAGAGVRLGKVGLLCPLDRDFIRQFAEGLATIIVVEEKRDFLERQVAAAAIGSTVVRVLGKHDENGDILFPVQGGLNSDLIAERLARVIPGFGQQIVGFAETSLPAAPEIRTKRTPNYCSGCPHNASTLLAPGQIAWGAPGCHLFAALMDKPQKRVEATTQLGGEGLPWIGLAPYTSRPHIVQNLGDGALFHSSYQNIRYAVTTGVNITFKILLNGVLANTGGQDPVSVTTVSDLLNHFALEKVAKIVLISKEPQRYKGVSFPPIVLKRPLEELESTMAELAAVPGVTIVVYDGMCANERRRRQKRGLLPPPSRFTFVNEDVCENCGDCGVKANCMSLQKVETEFGLKTQIHQSSCNQDQACIDGDCPSFVTVEVQPGVALKKPSSCEIDALMLTEPPMVSLEHSYHIYIPGLGGTGVLTASAILAQAAALDGLEVKSYDQTGAAQKWGPVLSSLVLAPSGVVPLTNTVGRGKADLYLALDLLAANEPANLARCDVRRTKSVMNVSVLPNGEMIRDVRIQVPVDELCGTIAAATNGTDAITIDALQIAESLFGDHLMTNMVAIGSAYQAGWLPISAASIEAAIELNRTQAKANLHAFRAGRLWRCNLAALTRVMRPRPPVLSNRLDMHHNRIGQAKKAWDAILNANPWLDPITNDLISKRFTDLANYQSLQYANNYANAILRVADAERAAMGRSFDASIVRTVARNLHRLMAYKDEYEVARLLTQPKFEDGLRDMFTGPVRINYNLQPPLARRAGVRRKMRLGPWFRRAMIVLARLKFLRGTPLDPFGRLPSRREERELVDWYLGLLDQVLPKMHSENLLIAADILSLPNEIRGYERIKSESAATARARGRELLSTLAAHRGGKEQVVTR encoded by the coding sequence GTGGACCGGGTGCAGCAAGGCACGGGACCGTCGTTGGACGATCGCTATGCGCTCGACGAGGGTCGGCAGTTCCTGACGGGCAATCAGGCGCTGATCAGAATGTTGATTGAGCAGATGCGGGCCGACCGCGCTGCAGGGTTGCGAACTCGTGCGTTCGTGACCGGCTATCCCGGCTCCCCGCTGGGGAGCATTGACCTGGCACTGCAACAGGCGAAGAATCATCTTGATGCGCACGGAATAACGCATCTGCCTGCACAAAATGAGGAGTTTGCCGCCTCGTCGCTGATGGGTACGCAGATGCTGGACGAGCATCCCCATCCCGATGTCGATGGTGTCGTTGGCTATTGGTATGGCAAGGGCCCGGGATTGGATCGGGCCGGCGACGCACTCAAGCATGGCAACTTTGCCGGGACGAGCCAGCATGGCGCCGTGGTGCTTCTGAGCGGCGAGGACCACGAGGCAAAGAGCTCGACAGTTCCCTATCAGCAGGAATTCGCTTTCGAGCACCACGGCATCCCGGTGCTCTATCCCGCAAATATCCAGGAATTTCTGGATCTGGGGCTTCATGCTGCGGCCCTGTCGCGGTTCAGCGGATGCTGGGTGGCACTAAAGCTTGTTGGGACATTATGCGACGGCGGAGAGGTGGTGAGAGTCAAGCGGAACGGCATTCCTGTCGCGAAGCCAGAGTTGCAGATCTCGGGCAAGCCGTTTTCGAAAGTGGCAAACCACAGGTTCTTTCCCGTGGTGAATGTCGAAACAGAACGGAAGCTATATGAGGAAAGGCATGCGGCTGTCCTGGCCTATGGGCGAGCAAACGCGCTCAACAAGATTGTGGCAAGCGGGCCACGTGACCGCATCGGCATCCTCAGCGCCGGGAAAAGCTGGGCAGATACTATGCAGGCCCTCGAAGATCTCGGCATCAAGGAAGACCCGGCCGGGGCGGGCGTTCGGCTCGGCAAGGTCGGCCTGCTTTGTCCCCTCGATCGCGACTTCATCCGGCAATTTGCCGAGGGACTAGCAACAATTATCGTCGTGGAGGAAAAGCGCGATTTTCTCGAGCGGCAAGTCGCTGCCGCCGCGATCGGCTCGACGGTCGTGCGGGTCCTCGGCAAGCATGATGAGAATGGAGATATTCTGTTTCCGGTGCAAGGCGGGCTGAACAGCGATCTGATAGCCGAGCGGTTGGCCCGAGTGATACCCGGTTTTGGGCAACAGATAGTTGGATTTGCGGAAACCTCCCTGCCAGCCGCTCCCGAGATCCGAACGAAGCGCACCCCGAACTATTGTTCGGGCTGTCCTCATAATGCGTCGACACTTCTCGCCCCCGGTCAGATCGCGTGGGGAGCGCCAGGTTGCCATCTTTTTGCGGCGCTAATGGACAAGCCCCAGAAGCGTGTCGAAGCAACCACGCAGCTCGGCGGCGAAGGGCTTCCGTGGATCGGACTGGCTCCGTACACCAGCCGGCCCCACATCGTGCAAAATCTCGGGGATGGCGCACTGTTTCACTCCAGCTACCAGAATATCCGATATGCCGTAACCACAGGCGTCAACATCACGTTCAAGATACTCCTTAATGGCGTGCTCGCGAACACCGGTGGTCAGGATCCAGTGTCGGTCACGACCGTCAGTGATCTGCTCAATCACTTTGCGCTGGAGAAGGTTGCGAAGATTGTTCTTATCAGCAAGGAACCACAAAGATACAAGGGCGTGTCGTTTCCACCGATTGTCTTAAAACGACCGCTGGAGGAGCTCGAGAGCACCATGGCGGAGCTAGCGGCCGTTCCCGGCGTAACGATTGTCGTTTACGACGGCATGTGCGCCAACGAGCGCAGGCGAAGGCAGAAGAGGGGATTGTTACCTCCGCCATCTCGCTTCACGTTCGTCAATGAGGACGTCTGCGAAAATTGCGGCGATTGCGGCGTGAAGGCAAACTGCATGTCGCTGCAAAAGGTCGAGACAGAATTTGGTCTCAAGACCCAGATCCACCAATCGTCTTGCAATCAAGACCAGGCGTGCATTGATGGTGATTGCCCCTCTTTTGTTACCGTGGAAGTCCAGCCGGGAGTCGCTCTTAAGAAACCATCGTCGTGTGAGATTGATGCCTTAATGCTGACTGAGCCTCCCATGGTCTCCCTCGAACATTCCTACCACATCTACATCCCCGGTCTTGGTGGTACTGGTGTGCTAACGGCCAGCGCGATTCTGGCGCAGGCGGCGGCCCTTGATGGCCTTGAAGTTAAGTCCTACGACCAGACCGGCGCGGCCCAAAAGTGGGGGCCGGTGTTGTCGAGTCTTGTGCTCGCGCCATCAGGCGTCGTGCCGCTGACCAATACCGTCGGACGCGGAAAGGCCGATCTCTACCTCGCGCTTGATCTTCTTGCTGCAAACGAACCAGCGAACCTTGCTCGCTGCGATGTGAGGCGGACGAAGTCCGTCATGAATGTAAGCGTCCTTCCTAATGGCGAGATGATCCGAGACGTTCGTATTCAGGTGCCGGTCGACGAACTTTGCGGCACGATTGCTGCTGCGACAAATGGAACCGACGCCATCACCATCGACGCCCTTCAGATCGCCGAGTCGTTGTTTGGCGATCACCTCATGACGAACATGGTCGCGATCGGGTCTGCTTACCAGGCCGGATGGTTGCCTATCTCTGCTGCGTCGATCGAAGCAGCCATTGAACTAAATCGGACTCAAGCAAAGGCCAACTTGCATGCATTCCGGGCCGGCCGGCTGTGGCGGTGCAATCTAGCCGCGCTAACCAGAGTCATGCGACCGCGGCCACCAGTGCTGTCAAACCGTCTCGACATGCACCACAATAGGATCGGGCAAGCAAAGAAAGCGTGGGATGCGATCCTCAATGCTAATCCTTGGTTGGATCCCATCACCAACGATCTCATCTCAAAGCGATTCACGGATTTGGCAAATTATCAAAGCCTCCAATATGCGAATAACTATGCCAACGCGATCCTCCGCGTAGCGGATGCCGAAAGAGCAGCAATGGGACGATCGTTCGATGCGTCGATCGTACGGACGGTGGCGCGCAATCTGCACCGGCTGATGGCATACAAGGACGAATACGAAGTCGCCCGGTTGCTCACGCAACCGAAATTCGAAGACGGTCTTCGTGACATGTTCACAGGCCCTGTCCGCATCAATTACAATCTCCAACCGCCCCTCGCGCGTCGAGCTGGAGTTCGACGCAAGATGAGGCTAGGCCCATGGTTCAGGCGGGCCATGATCGTTCTGGCGCGGCTGAAATTCCTGCGAGGCACGCCGCTTGATCCATTCGGCCGACTTCCTTCGCGCCGAGAAGAGCGCGAACTCGTCGACTGGTACCTCGGCCTCCTCGATCAGGTCCTACCGAAAATGCATTCCGAAAACCTGTTGATTGCCGCGGACATCTTGTCGTTGCCCAACGAAATCAGAGGATACGAGCGGATCAAGTCAGAGTCTGCGGCGACCGCAAGGGCGAGAGGCCGCGAGTTGCTCAGTACGCTCGCGGCGCATCGAGGCGGGAAGGAGCAGGTAGTCACTCGATGA
- a CDS encoding branched-chain amino acid ABC transporter permease → MFLVIAIAVDMFLLRRLFKRGAREESFLLLTIGLGFTLSAAVLYVFGREEHLLPAFGDEVYGLFDAAIREQAVWLMGISALMLIALRLFYKFTDFGLAMMAASIDPDGAATTGINVQLMRSATFALGGLMAAVAGLLVTPLIGVSYQMGPALTLKGFAAAVLGGLTNPLGALVGGLTIGILESLSIVFVSSGLKDAIALSALIVIMILAPDGTSVNPGAREGDR, encoded by the coding sequence ATGTTCCTGGTCATCGCCATCGCTGTCGACATGTTTCTACTTCGCCGGTTGTTCAAGAGGGGGGCACGCGAAGAATCGTTCCTGCTGCTGACCATCGGATTGGGCTTCACGCTTTCGGCGGCCGTTCTCTATGTCTTCGGCCGCGAGGAACACCTGCTGCCGGCCTTCGGCGATGAAGTTTACGGACTGTTCGACGCTGCGATCCGCGAGCAGGCGGTCTGGCTGATGGGTATCTCAGCTCTGATGCTGATTGCGCTGCGTTTATTTTACAAGTTCACCGATTTCGGCCTGGCGATGATGGCCGCGTCGATTGACCCCGACGGCGCCGCCACCACAGGCATCAATGTCCAGTTGATGCGATCGGCGACCTTTGCACTGGGAGGATTGATGGCTGCCGTCGCGGGCCTTCTCGTCACCCCGTTGATTGGAGTGAGTTATCAGATGGGGCCTGCGCTAACCTTGAAGGGCTTCGCGGCAGCAGTACTCGGGGGCCTTACCAATCCGCTGGGCGCGCTCGTCGGCGGCCTGACAATCGGGATCCTTGAATCTCTCTCGATTGTCTTTGTCTCGTCGGGGCTAAAGGACGCGATCGCGCTGTCGGCACTGATCGTCATCATGATCCTGGCGCCCGACGGCACCTCGGTAAATCCGGGCGCAAGGGAGGGTGACCGATGA
- a CDS encoding phenylacetaldoxime dehydratase family protein, producing the protein MHLLVPLRTPVCEDRLPGMDTHGLGYLLSLGHMKNWAEHHPSHGAIFRAAMARYRKFGKKNQLRTWREVFVLPDQNQLFEYVNYAPGTGLVNYFEGERRS; encoded by the coding sequence GTGCACCTGCTCGTGCCGTTGCGCACGCCCGTTTGCGAAGATCGCCTGCCCGGGATGGATACTCATGGGCTCGGATACCTTCTGTCGCTTGGCCACATGAAAAATTGGGCCGAGCATCATCCGTCGCACGGCGCGATCTTCCGCGCCGCAATGGCCCGCTACCGCAAGTTCGGCAAGAAGAACCAGCTCAGAACCTGGCGTGAAGTGTTCGTGCTGCCGGACCAAAACCAGCTTTTCGAGTATGTCAACTACGCGCCGGGCACAGGCCTGGTGAACTACTTCGAAGGCGAGCGGCGGTCCTAG
- a CDS encoding tautomerase family protein, whose translation MPFLRFDLIEGRSDAEIRRLLDVTHEVLVETLHVPARDRYQVVHQHPRSSIIALDTGLAIDRTDKLVILQLTSRPRDKGSKLEFYRVLAERLSSSCGIAPNDLVINFVINADEDWSFGMGRAQFLTGELH comes from the coding sequence GTGCCATTTTTGCGGTTCGATTTGATCGAGGGAAGAAGTGATGCGGAGATCCGACGGCTTCTGGATGTTACTCACGAAGTCCTGGTAGAGACGCTCCACGTGCCGGCGCGCGATCGCTATCAGGTGGTGCATCAGCACCCACGATCCAGCATCATCGCGCTTGACACAGGCCTTGCTATCGATCGGACCGATAAATTGGTCATACTGCAGTTGACCAGTCGCCCACGCGACAAGGGGTCGAAGCTGGAGTTCTATCGCGTCCTCGCCGAGAGGCTGTCGTCATCGTGCGGAATAGCGCCAAATGATCTCGTCATAAATTTCGTGATCAATGCGGACGAAGATTGGTCATTCGGCATGGGAAGGGCCCAATTCCTCACTGGCGAGTTGCACTAG
- a CDS encoding methyl-accepting chemotaxis protein, whose product MLAKLKISSRLMLMVVLSVLGIASVAGVGLSALKSSLLEDRKDKLQQLVLLAQQALELDYKASRAAGLSDAQALERSKQLLQSLRFGKDDYFYALDMESVLVAHPNPKFQNKSMKDTADTNGVFFSRLQVDLVKSGGSGFVAFSFPRAGIGEPLPKIAYVVGFKTYDWAVAGGIYLDDVDTIFMAEAKRIGLLIVLALALVVATSIFLSRSITRPIASLTGAMRRLASGDTRSEIPALSRADEVGEMAKTVKVFQDAMIESARLRQEQDEMKLMAETEKRGLLGKLADEFEQGVSTSLDALSQSASAMRTTSQGMSETAKSASRQSGVVATAAEEASSSVQSVASATEQLSASIAEIGNQVARSTKVAGGAVEEAQRTNITIQGLVAATSKIGDVVQLITAIASQTNLLALNATIEAARAGEAGRGFAVVASEVKSLAGQTARATEEISTQVNGMQGAMSEAVQAIDGVSGTISSINEIAIAIASAVEQQGVATREIARSIQQVAQGTEEVSRNIVGVSEASGQTGVAAADVLAAAGGLSQQSTLLRADVDRFLASVRAA is encoded by the coding sequence ATGCTCGCCAAGCTCAAGATTTCTTCCAGGCTCATGTTGATGGTGGTTCTCTCTGTTCTGGGTATTGCATCCGTGGCGGGCGTCGGCTTGTCGGCCCTCAAAAGCAGCTTGCTTGAGGACCGAAAAGACAAGCTTCAGCAGCTCGTCCTCCTGGCGCAGCAGGCGCTTGAATTGGACTACAAGGCATCGAGAGCGGCAGGCCTCTCCGATGCGCAGGCCTTGGAAAGGAGCAAGCAACTGCTTCAATCATTGCGCTTCGGCAAGGACGACTATTTCTATGCCCTCGACATGGAATCCGTGCTGGTCGCGCATCCCAATCCCAAGTTTCAGAACAAGAGCATGAAGGACACCGCGGATACCAACGGCGTCTTTTTCTCCCGGCTGCAAGTCGACCTTGTGAAGTCAGGCGGATCCGGCTTTGTCGCGTTTAGCTTTCCCCGTGCCGGCATCGGCGAGCCACTTCCTAAGATCGCCTATGTTGTCGGATTCAAGACCTATGACTGGGCAGTCGCGGGTGGCATCTATCTGGATGACGTAGACACGATATTCATGGCAGAAGCGAAGCGCATTGGCCTTCTCATCGTTTTAGCCCTTGCTCTTGTCGTGGCCACGTCGATTTTCCTCAGCCGCAGTATCACGCGGCCGATCGCCAGTCTCACTGGGGCGATGCGAAGGCTCGCGAGCGGCGATACAAGATCGGAGATTCCTGCGCTTTCGCGTGCGGATGAAGTCGGAGAGATGGCGAAGACCGTCAAAGTGTTTCAGGACGCCATGATAGAGAGCGCTCGCCTTCGCCAAGAACAGGACGAGATGAAGTTGATGGCCGAGACGGAAAAGAGGGGCCTCTTGGGCAAGCTGGCTGACGAATTCGAGCAGGGTGTGAGCACGTCACTCGATGCCCTCTCTCAGTCGGCTTCCGCAATGAGGACGACTTCCCAAGGTATGTCGGAGACCGCGAAATCGGCCAGCCGCCAGTCCGGAGTGGTGGCGACTGCTGCAGAAGAGGCCAGCTCAAGCGTGCAATCGGTCGCCTCGGCTACTGAGCAGCTGTCGGCCTCGATCGCCGAGATAGGAAATCAGGTGGCGCGTTCGACCAAGGTCGCCGGCGGCGCAGTTGAAGAAGCGCAACGGACCAATATTACCATTCAAGGGCTTGTAGCCGCGACATCAAAGATCGGAGACGTGGTTCAGTTGATAACCGCGATCGCGAGCCAGACGAACCTGCTGGCACTGAATGCGACAATTGAGGCCGCGCGTGCCGGCGAGGCGGGAAGGGGGTTTGCCGTCGTCGCAAGCGAAGTGAAGTCGCTCGCGGGCCAGACCGCACGTGCAACGGAGGAGATCTCCACCCAAGTCAACGGCATGCAGGGAGCCATGAGTGAGGCTGTCCAGGCCATCGACGGAGTGAGCGGCACGATATCCTCGATCAACGAAATCGCAATTGCGATTGCATCTGCCGTGGAGCAGCAGGGGGTCGCGACGCGCGAGATCGCACGTAGCATCCAGCAGGTCGCGCAAGGCACGGAAGAGGTGTCGCGCAACATCGTAGGAGTGAGCGAGGCGTCTGGCCAAACCGGGGTGGCTGCAGCTGATGTGCTTGCGGCTGCAGGTGGGCTGAGCCAACAGTCCACTTTGCTGAGAGCGGATGTCGATCGTTTCCTGGCGAGCGTTCGCGCCGCGTGA